In one Musa acuminata AAA Group cultivar baxijiao chromosome BXJ2-5, Cavendish_Baxijiao_AAA, whole genome shotgun sequence genomic region, the following are encoded:
- the LOC103983770 gene encoding uncharacterized protein LOC103983770: MVFISLIHDEMRNLKLLSTGKHKVRVSTQTKIYVSQDTTSTSLSHSLREVDYKQRPPSTTNISKTVPENLELKSGLGEHQSLYPNEQSNFEKDQLAKSSDVETEFTRASGDAERNSRPSTSSSAQSAAAFFGNISLRNDSSILEACESIDRLNQYLRQRKADVEAGVPGQFLHAVIGQAVADVGSVVSTIACAFFLNETQTSSQHCVLPVINTKRADFMAHSELKWLLNSCRVDESSIVFVDEIDLSYHNRFGNLKLVLVNDHKLPLNKEGLKDVPIEMFNCKEVCSESASLEDVTMSQDGSCCTLISEKYAETSPEILAGQGFSRLLLSGILLDTKNLTGANCTAKDKYMATLLIKGAGRFGCSGLYQLLKYKISDISELQVRDILRRDFKKWSTYSGKHNIPNTGMSSIGISIEELLKHEDSAAKEVIQFQESEKLRLFVIVSGHYDSQKNFKRELLVCTDTPEFMKNFLRFLSTNDTDFPLKSMNLVDLRHELRAFEINNMLTSRRSIEQLLDEFDGALKKRIAFLS; this comes from the exons ATGGTTTTCATCAGTCTGATCCACGACGAGATGAGGAACCTCAAGCTGCTTAGCACCGGAAAGCACAAG GTAAGAGTTTCAACTCAAACGAAGATATACGTCTCACAAGACACCACAAGCACAAGCTTATCACATTCCCTACGGGAGGTGGATTACAAGCAGAGACCTCCAAGTACAACCAACATCAGCAAAACAGTGCCGGAAAACCTGGAGTTGAAGTCCGGGCTCGGAGAACACCAATCGTTATATCCAAATGAACAGTCTAATTTTGAGAAGGATCAGTTAGCTAAAAGCTCTGATGTTGAGACAGAGTTCACAAGAGCTTCCGGTGATGCTGAAAGGAATAGTAgaccttctacttcttcttcggcTCAGTCTGCTGCTGCATTCTTTGGAAACATCTCACTAAGAAATGATTCTTCCATCTTGGAAGCGTGTGAGAGTATTGATAGATTAAACCAATACCTGAGGCAAAGGAAGGCTGATGTCGAAGCCGGTGTCCCAGGACAATTCTTGCATGCTGTGATTGGACAAGCAGTTGCCG ATGTTGGATCGGTTGTTTCTACGATCGCTTGtgcttttttcttgaatgagACTCAAACAAGTAGCCAACACTGCGTGTTGCCGGTCATCAACACCAAGCGTGCAGATTTTATGGCTCACTCAGAGCTCAAATGGTTGCTTAATTCATGTCGAGTTGATGAATCATCCATAGTTTTTGTTGATGAG ATTGACCTTTCGTATCACAATCGGTTTGGAAATCTGAAGCTAGTACTGGTGAATGACCACAAGCTTCCACTCAACAAGGAG GGGCTGAAAGATGTACCGATCGAAATGTTCAACTGCAAAGAG GTTTGCTCTGAAAGTGCTTCTCTTGAAGATGTCACCATGAGTCAG GATGGTTCATGTTGTACTCTCATCTCTGAGAAGTATGCAGAGACATCACCAGAAATCCTAGCAGGGCAGGGATTTAGCAGATTGCTG CTATCAGGAATCCTTTTAGACACAAAGAATCTGACTGGTGCCAACTGCACTGCAAAAGATAAGTACATGGCAACACTCTTGATCAAAGGAGCCGGTCGGTTTGGATGCAGTGGACTTTACCAGCTCT TGAAGTACAAAATATCAGATATATCGGAACTTCAGGTGAGAGATATCCTCCGTAGGGATTTCAAGAAATGGAGTACGTATTCAG GAAAGCATAACATACCCAACACTGGGATGAGCTCAATTGGTATTTCAATCGAAGAACTTCTTAAGCACGAGGATTCAGCTGCGAAGGAGGTGATTCAATTTCAAG AGTCAGAAAAGCTTCGACTATTTGTGATTGTTTCAGGACACTATGATAGCCAGAAGAATTTTAAG AGGGAGCTCTTGGTTTGTACCGATACGCCAGAGTTTATGAAGAACTTTCTTCGGTTCCTAAGCACCAATGACACAGATTTTCCACTCAAATCTATGAATTTAGTGG ATCTGAGGCATGAGCTAAGAGCCTTCGAGATCAACAACATGTTGACATCAAGGAGAAGCATCGAGCAGCTCTTGGATGAATTTGATGGTGCATTAAAGAAAAGAATAGCATTCCTTTCATAA